The sequence below is a genomic window from Brevibacillus agri.
TCACCACATCCTGCCAAACTGTATGGCACCGATCATTGTGTACGCGACGATGCACGTAGCCGGCGCGATCATTTCCGAAGCGGCCTTGAGCTTCCTCGGTCTGGGCGTGCAGCCGCCGACAGCCTCATGGGGCAGCATCCTGAAGGACGGAAAAGACTTCCTCGTCCTGTCCCCGCACATGGCTACCTTCTCCGGGCTGGCGATTTTGCTTTCCGTACTCGGCTTCAACCTGTTCGGTGACGGCTTGCGGGATGCGCTCGACCCGAAAATGAAAGTGTAAGCGACGAAAGCGAAACATAGATTGGGGTGAAGAGGAATTGGCAAAGTCAGATGTACTACTCAGCGTGCAAGATTTGGCCGTTTATTTTTATTCGTCCGGGGTCGTGAAGGCGGTAAACGGTGTGAGCTTTGACTTGAAGCAGGGGGAGACGATCGGGATTGTCGGAGAATCAGGCTCAGGCAAGAGCGTCACCTCGACCGCCATTCTCGGGCTGATTCCGTCTCCCCCTGGAAAAATCGAACGAGGCAGCATTTTGTTTGAGGGGAAAGAGTTGACGAAGCTTTCTCAGGCGGAAATGCGGAAGATTCGCGGAAATGAAATTTCGATGATTTTTCAGGACCCGATGACCTCCCTCAACCCGGTTTTTACCGTGGGGAATCAGATTATGGAAGTGATTCGCCTGCACCAGCAGCTCGACAAAAAAGCCGCCCGTGAGCGCGCCATCGAGATGCTGAAGCTGGTCGGGATCCCGGAGCCGGAAAAGCGTCTGGAGCAGTACCCGCACGAGTTTTCCGGAGGGATGCGCCAGCGCGTCATGATCGCGATTGCGCTGGCCTGCAATCCGAAGCTGTTGATTGCGGACGAGCCGACAACCGCTTTGGACGTGACGGTACAAGCGCAAATTTTGGATTTGATGAAAAAGCTGCAAGACGATTTGCAAACCTCGATCATCATGATTACGCATGACCTGGGCGTCGTGTGGGAGAGCTGCCAAAAAGTTCTCGTCATGTACGCCGGAAACACCGTGGAATACGCGACGGTGGAAGATTTGTACCAAAATCCGCTTCATCCTTATACGTGGGGATTGCTCGATTCGCAAATCAAGTCAGACACCGCAGGCAAGCTGCCATCTATTCCGGGCAATCCTCCTGATCTGCGCGAAGATATCGCGGGCTGCTATTTTGCTCCCCGCTGTCCATATGCCAAAGACAAATGCTTGAGCGAAAGACCGCCGCTGGTAGAAGCAGGCCCGAACCATTTGGTGGCGTGCCATTTCCAGACAGCAGACGAACGTCTCGAACGGAAGGGGGGAGCCGCACATGAGTGAGGCGATTATCCAGATCAACCAGTTGAAAAAGTATTTTCCCGTGAAGGACCAGTCGCTGTTCGCCAAGTCTTCCAAGGTCGTCAAGGCGGTCGATGACGTCAGCTTCGAGGTCAGACGGGGAGAGACGCTCGGCATCGTCGGCGAATCCGGGTGCGGCAAGTCGACGCTGGCCCGGCTGGTGATGCAGTTGATTCGCCCGACAGAAGGCTCGGTCATCTTAAACGGCCAGGATTTGGCCAAGCTGTCGGACAAGGAAATGAAAAAGGCGCGCAAGTCGATCCAGATGATTTTCCAAAACCCGTACGCGTCGCTCGATCCGCGCAAAACGGTCGAACAGCTCATCATGGAGCCGCTCGTCATCCACCAGGTCGGGACCCACCAGGAGCGGGTGAAAAAGGTGAAGGAGCTGCTCGCCGTCGTCGGCCTGTCTGACTACCATGCGACTCGTTATCCGCATGAGTTTTCCGGGGGACAACGACAGCGGATCAACATCGCGAGAGCGCTGGCGCTCAATCCCGAAGTCGTCATTTGCGACGAATCCGTCTCCGCTCTCGACGTTTCGATTCAGGCGCAGGTCATCAACCTGCTCAAAGAGCTACAGGCGAGCTTCAACCTCACCTACATTTTCATCTCCCACGACCTGAACGTCGTGCGCTACATCAGCGACCGGATTGCAGTCATGTACTTGGGCCGCGTGGTCGAGATGGGAACGTACGAGGAGATTTACCACAACGCGCAGCATCCGTACACGCGCGCCTTGCTGTCCGCCGTGCCGAAGGAAAGCCCCTTGGTGAAAAAGGAGCGGGTCATCCTGACGGGGGACGTGCCAAGCCCGATGAATCCGCCGTCCGGCTGCCATTTTCACAAGCGCTGCCCGTATGCGACCGACCGCTGCCAGACAGAAGCGCCTGCCCTCACGCTGTACGAAGAGCAGCATATGGTTTCTTGTCATCTTTTAGGAAATCTATCATAATGAAAAGGGGACTTGCTTTATGTCTTTCAAGCATGTAATCGAGATGTACGATCTCATGGATAGCGCTTACGTTACAGGAGACGACCTGAAGCGGTATTTTGAGCAAAGAGGTTTTCGCGACGTAGAAATGTCTACGGTCCATGGACAAAAAGGAAAAACCGACTTCGTCAAAGTATTGATAAAAGGAAAGAACGGCAAAAGCAGCGGCGGCACAGCGCCGACACTGGGCGTCATTGGCCGCCTGGGCGGGATCGGTGCGCGTCCCGAGCAAATCGGCTTCGTATCCGATGGCGACGGCGCTCTCGCGTGCATGGCGGCAGCGGCCAAGCTGGCGGAGATGCAGCAGCGCGGGGACGTTTTGGCGGGCGATATCCTGCTCACCACGCACATTTGCCCGGATGCGCCGACATTGCCGCACGACCCTGTGCCGTTCATGAACTCTCCTGTCGACATGCAAATCATGAATGCGAACGAAGTGGCGGCGGAGATGGACGCGATTTTGTCCATCGACACGACAAAAGGAAACATGATTCTCAACCATACAGGCTATGCCATTACCCCGACGGTCAAGGAAGGGTACATCTTGCGCATCAGCAACGATCTGTTGGAAGTGATGAAGCAGACGTCCGGCAACATGCCCGTGACGCTGCCGATCACGGTGCAGGACATTACACCGTACGGCAACAATCTGCATCATATCAACAGCATCATGCAGCCGTGCGTGGTCACGGACAGCCCGGTTGTCGGCATCGCGCTGACGACGCAGGTGCCAGTGGCAGGCTGCGCGACAGGAGCGACTCATCTCGTGCACGTCGAGCAGGTGGTGCGCTTCGTGATCGAGGTAGCCAAGCTGTTTGGCGTTGGCAAATGCGCGTTTTACGACGAAGCCGAGTTTGCGCGCCTGACGTCGCTGTACGGCTCGATGAAGCATCTGCTCACATTGGATGGCAAGGTGAGCGGATCATGAGCGCTGCGATCAAAGCGTTAAAAGACCAGGTCATCGCCGCTGTCGAAGAGAACAAGGAAGAGCTGATCGAGCTGTGCTGCCGCCTGATTCAGTTCCCGAGCGAAAACCCGCCGGGCGACTCTGGCCCGATCAGCCGCTATATTACCGAATATCTGGAGCGTTTTGGCATCGCGACAGACTGGCACGAAGCAGGGCCGAACATGTACAACCTCATTTCCCGAATCGGCAATCGGGAGAGCGGCAAAAAGCTGATCTACTGCGGGCATACCGACGTGGTGCCTGCGGGCGACCTCTCCAAGTGGGAGTTTGCCCCGTTCAGCGGAGAAGTCAAAGACGGCTGGATTTTGGGCCGTGGCGCCTCCGACATGAAAGGCGGCCTGGCTGGGCTGATTTTTGCCGCGACGATTTTGCAGCGACTGGGGATCGAACTGCCGGGACAACTGATTTTGGCGATCGTGCCCGATGAGGAGACAGGCGGCGCGCTGGGCGTACCGTGGATTTTGGAGCGCAAGCTGGTCGAAGGCGACGGCTGCCTGATTGCCGAGCCGTCCTCGCCGCACAATCCGACTTTGGGGCAAAAGGGCTCCTGCTGGTTCCAGCTTACGGTCAAAGGCAAACCGGCACATGGCAGCCTGGGTCCGATTGCCGGAAAAAACGCGATCATGGACGCGATTCGCGCAATCGAACGGATTCGTACCGTCTGGGATTATCCCGTCGTCATTCCGGATGAAGTCAAGGAACTGGTGAAGGTGTCCAAGGAGTACATGCTCGGCACCGAGCGGGAACCGTACCAGGACGTGCTGGAGCGCGTCTCTTGCAACATCGGGACGATTGAGGGCGGGACAAAAGCGAATGTCGTGCCGGACACTTGCACGGTAGAAGTGGACTGCCGCCTGCCGTTCGGCGTGACGCGAGCGGAAGTCATGGGCTACATCACCAGCCAGTTGGACGAGCTGGACATCGACTATGAAATCGTGCCGATGGGAACGCAAAGCCACGCCAACTACACCTCGCCTGACGACCCGGTCTGCCGGGCGATTGTCGACAACATCACGTACGTGACAGGCGAGCACGCTTTTGGCGTTCAGCAGTGGGCGAGCAGCGATGCCCGACATTTCCGCGCGTACGACATTCCGGTCCTGCAATACGGTCCGGCGTACTTGCCGAGCATCCATAATTTCAACGAAAAAGTGCTGGTGGAGGATGTCATCCGCTGCGCGAAGGTGTACGTAGCGGCTGCCATCGACTTTTTGTACGAGCAAAACTGATGAAAAGCTTTCGCTTGCGAGACAAGTAATCGTGAATAAGGGGAGTCGTCGTGTTAAAAACGTTGGATCAATCACTCAAATTGTTACAGCTTTTCACGAAAGAAAAACCGGAGTGGGGAGCCAGGGAACTCGCCAAGGAAGTCGGTTTGAATCACGCCAATGTATTCCGCGTATTGTCTACGTTCGAAGCCAATCGCTTTCTGGAAAAAGATCCCAAGACCAAAAAATACTCATTAGGCATTCGCTTGTGGGAGCTTGGACTGACAATGAGAGAGTCGTTCCATGTATCACGACTGATTCGGCCTATTTTGCAACGAATGATGGAAGAGTCGGGAGAATCCATTTTCCTGACTTGCCTGGACGAAGATGAGGCACTGACCCTCGATGCGCTGGAGCCGGACAACGTCGTGAAATACTCCGTGTCCGTCGGCAGCCGGGCGCCGCTGTTCGTGGGGGCCTCGTATCGCTCGATCATGGCCTACTTGCCGCAGGAGCAAATCGAGCGAATCATTTTGCAGGGCCTGCGGCAGTACACGAAAAATACGATTGCCGATCCGGACAAACTGCGCGAGGAGCTTGTGCATATTCGCGAAAACGGCTGGGCGATCAGCACGGGCGAATACACGCCGGACGTTTTGGCCATCGCTTGTCCGCTGTTCCATTACGACGGACATGTGATGGGCTCGTTGACGATCTCCGGCCCGATTTACCGGATGAGCGAGGAGAAAAAAGCAAAGTACATGGACATCCTGATGCGGGGCAAACAGGAAATCGACGAGATTGTCCAAAACTACCGCGTGGATCTTTCCCGCTACTATTTGTTTGGCTAGAGCAAGAGCAAAAGCTGTCGCAGATCAACCGCGATCTGTCGGCAGCTTTTTTTGCTCTGGCGGACAGTTGCGGGCAGGGCAAGGCCGTTTGATTGCGGCAGCGTGCGAAAACATGGCCGAAGAGTGGAGGCGCAGCCCCCATCCATTCAACAGCGGGAGGCGCCCGGACTACAGGGACGCGACCTCCAGGCGAAAGCAGGTCGTCTTGTTCCGCCCTGTAGCTTTGGAGTGGTACAATGCCTGATCGGCACAGGTGATGATGTCGACCGCCCAGGTGCCGTGCAGCGGATAGTGGACAGGGCGAGTCGGGCGGCATGGGAGGTCAGCAAGGTGCCTGCCGTGACACCTGATGCGGCCGGGCTGACCGCCTGGATGTGGCCAGTCGCATCTGCTATGAGCAGCGAGTGGAAATACTGCCGATTGGCCATGTACCACGCTTGCAGGTCGGTGTTTTTGAGCGGCTTGTCGCCAGCTTGTTTGGCAATCGCGTCGATGTTGTTTTGCAGCGCCGTCAATATGTCTGTTGTATTTTTCGCCAGCTTTTTGGCGTAATGATAGTTGTTTTCCAAATAGTTGCTGGAGAGTGAGGTTCGGTTGACATGAAGAGAAGAAATGACCTCAATCAAGATCGTTGCGAGCACAGAAAAAACAACAAGCATTTCCAAAATAAAGCGAAGCGTATAGGTTCTTCTTTTCTTCATCCAAACCCCTTCTTGCTGGCAGACTGTAGCGATCTGCTCGCGTGCCGGATTCCCTGTCCTTTGCACGCGAGCAGGCGTTTGTATTCTATACCCGGAATAAGCGAAGTCTAATCCCGTTCTTGCGCGAGAAAAGCACATTCCGCTTCCGCAAAAACAGGCTGCCCAACGCCTGGACAGCCTGCTTGTCGCTTTTATTTTTGAAAAGGGGCGTCTAGCCGTTGAGAAAGCTCAAGGCGACACCGATGGAGTACGGAATCAGCCAAAGAATCCAGACAAACAGGCTGAATTTGTGAAACTGCTTACGCTGGCTGTCTTGCTTTTTCCACAGGACGAAGCCTGCCCAGGCGGTGTGCAAAAACATCAGGATGAGCGCAGCCAATCCGGTGATGCCGTGCAAATTCAAAGGGGCGCCGTCAGCCAAAAGCTTCATGAAGGCCGTCCCGACCGTGTCGAACACAAGCCCCAGACAGAAAAAGGCGAAGTGCCCCCAGGCAAGCTCCCTGGAGCGGCGTTCCGCCCAGACGCCGATCGTGTACGTAACCAGTGCCAGATTGATGAAGAGTACAGCCCATACCAGCAAAAAAATCATCTCCCATTCGCTTCGTGATTGTCTACAAGAAGGAGTGTAGCAGAAGAAGATGAACAAGAGATGAACAGCGGGCGAGAACGATGTTGCGCTTATCAGGCGGGGCGGTTTTTTCGCAGCAGCAGCCAAATAATCGGCGGAGGTGGCGGCAGACTTCCGCGCTTTTGTCCAAAAGCGGTACGGCTGTGGCGAGAGAGCTTGGCAAGCGGCTGCCCGTCACGAGAGCAGGAATCAGCAAAAGCCAGCGCGTATTATTATTCCATCAAGCTCGAAGGGAGCCTTATGAGATGAAGCCAATTCGCTATGAGCGCAGAACATATACGCCAGGACCGACGCCGATCGAGCGTCTGGACAGGCTGTCGCAGGAGTTGGGCGGACCGACGATTTCGATCAAGCGCGACGATTTGCTCGGCTTGACCGCTGGCGGCAACAAGACGCGCAAGCTGGAATATTTGGTCGCCGACGCGATCAGGCAGGGAGCGGACACGCTGATTACGTGCGGAGCCGTCCAATCGAACCATTGCCGCCTGACATTGGCCGCGGCGGTTCGCGAAGGATTGCGCTGCCAGCTTGTTTTGTCCGCGCCCGAGACAGGCGATTACAATCCGCAGGCGAGCGGAAACCACCTGCTGTTCCATTTGCTGGGCGCTGAAAAAATCGAAGTCGTTCCCGCAGACAAAGATTTGCTGGCAGAGATGGACGTGCTCGCCGAAAGCTTGCGAAAAGCGGGGAGAAAGCCGTACCTGATTCCGGTTGGCGGCTCCAACGAGGTCGGCTCGCTCGGCTACATGGCGTGCGCGGAGGAAATCGAGCAGCAGGCGTGGGAGAGCTGCACGCCATACGATTACGTCGTGACGGCAACAGGCAGCGGCGGGACGCAGGCAGGGCTGATTGCCGGGTTCGCAGCGAGGCAGTCTGGCACGAAGGTGATTGGCGTCAACGTCAGCCGCGACCGTGCCGCCCAAGAGGCGAAGGTGCTGGAGCTTTTGCAGCGCACAGCCGCGACCGTCGGCCTCACGGGGCAGATTCAGCCGGAGTGGGTGCAGTGCGAGGACAGGTTTGTCGGGCCAGGCTACGCGATTCCGACAGAGGAAATGGTCGAGGCTGTACAGCTTGTCGCCCGGACGGAAGGGATTTTGCTGGACCCGGTCTACACGGGCAAAGCGATGGCCGGCCTGATCGGGCTTGTCCGCGAAGGGCGCTTTGGCCGGGACGATCACGTGCTGTTCCTGCACACAGGCGGCTCTCCCGCGCTGTACACGGCGCCGGAGCTGTTTTTGCCGAAGAAGTGAACGCTTTGCCTGTTGCCTTGACGGCCTGGCTAGGTTGATTTCAGAGCAAGAAAAGGAGAGAGAACCATGCCCGATGTAGTTGCCTGCGGCGAGCTGTTGATTGATTTCACGCCGATGCCCCATCCCGAGCCGGGAAAAGCGGCATATGAGCAAAATCCAGGCGGGGCGGGAGACGCCTTTTGGGGCGGCCTGCTCAGCCAATTGCTGGA
It includes:
- a CDS encoding ABC transporter ATP-binding protein → MAKSDVLLSVQDLAVYFYSSGVVKAVNGVSFDLKQGETIGIVGESGSGKSVTSTAILGLIPSPPGKIERGSILFEGKELTKLSQAEMRKIRGNEISMIFQDPMTSLNPVFTVGNQIMEVIRLHQQLDKKAARERAIEMLKLVGIPEPEKRLEQYPHEFSGGMRQRVMIAIALACNPKLLIADEPTTALDVTVQAQILDLMKKLQDDLQTSIIMITHDLGVVWESCQKVLVMYAGNTVEYATVEDLYQNPLHPYTWGLLDSQIKSDTAGKLPSIPGNPPDLREDIAGCYFAPRCPYAKDKCLSERPPLVEAGPNHLVACHFQTADERLERKGGAAHE
- a CDS encoding ABC transporter ATP-binding protein; amino-acid sequence: MSEAIIQINQLKKYFPVKDQSLFAKSSKVVKAVDDVSFEVRRGETLGIVGESGCGKSTLARLVMQLIRPTEGSVILNGQDLAKLSDKEMKKARKSIQMIFQNPYASLDPRKTVEQLIMEPLVIHQVGTHQERVKKVKELLAVVGLSDYHATRYPHEFSGGQRQRINIARALALNPEVVICDESVSALDVSIQAQVINLLKELQASFNLTYIFISHDLNVVRYISDRIAVMYLGRVVEMGTYEEIYHNAQHPYTRALLSAVPKESPLVKKERVILTGDVPSPMNPPSGCHFHKRCPYATDRCQTEAPALTLYEEQHMVSCHLLGNLS
- a CDS encoding DUF1177 domain-containing protein gives rise to the protein MSFKHVIEMYDLMDSAYVTGDDLKRYFEQRGFRDVEMSTVHGQKGKTDFVKVLIKGKNGKSSGGTAPTLGVIGRLGGIGARPEQIGFVSDGDGALACMAAAAKLAEMQQRGDVLAGDILLTTHICPDAPTLPHDPVPFMNSPVDMQIMNANEVAAEMDAILSIDTTKGNMILNHTGYAITPTVKEGYILRISNDLLEVMKQTSGNMPVTLPITVQDITPYGNNLHHINSIMQPCVVTDSPVVGIALTTQVPVAGCATGATHLVHVEQVVRFVIEVAKLFGVGKCAFYDEAEFARLTSLYGSMKHLLTLDGKVSGS
- a CDS encoding M20 family metallopeptidase — translated: MSAAIKALKDQVIAAVEENKEELIELCCRLIQFPSENPPGDSGPISRYITEYLERFGIATDWHEAGPNMYNLISRIGNRESGKKLIYCGHTDVVPAGDLSKWEFAPFSGEVKDGWILGRGASDMKGGLAGLIFAATILQRLGIELPGQLILAIVPDEETGGALGVPWILERKLVEGDGCLIAEPSSPHNPTLGQKGSCWFQLTVKGKPAHGSLGPIAGKNAIMDAIRAIERIRTVWDYPVVIPDEVKELVKVSKEYMLGTEREPYQDVLERVSCNIGTIEGGTKANVVPDTCTVEVDCRLPFGVTRAEVMGYITSQLDELDIDYEIVPMGTQSHANYTSPDDPVCRAIVDNITYVTGEHAFGVQQWASSDARHFRAYDIPVLQYGPAYLPSIHNFNEKVLVEDVIRCAKVYVAAAIDFLYEQN
- a CDS encoding IclR family transcriptional regulator, producing MLKTLDQSLKLLQLFTKEKPEWGARELAKEVGLNHANVFRVLSTFEANRFLEKDPKTKKYSLGIRLWELGLTMRESFHVSRLIRPILQRMMEESGESIFLTCLDEDEALTLDALEPDNVVKYSVSVGSRAPLFVGASYRSIMAYLPQEQIERIILQGLRQYTKNTIADPDKLREELVHIRENGWAISTGEYTPDVLAIACPLFHYDGHVMGSLTISGPIYRMSEEKKAKYMDILMRGKQEIDEIVQNYRVDLSRYYLFG
- a CDS encoding HsmA family protein, whose amino-acid sequence is MLVWAVLFINLALVTYTIGVWAERRSRELAWGHFAFFCLGLVFDTVGTAFMKLLADGAPLNLHGITGLAALILMFLHTAWAGFVLWKKQDSQRKQFHKFSLFVWILWLIPYSIGVALSFLNG
- a CDS encoding D-cysteine desulfhydrase, producing the protein MKPIRYERRTYTPGPTPIERLDRLSQELGGPTISIKRDDLLGLTAGGNKTRKLEYLVADAIRQGADTLITCGAVQSNHCRLTLAAAVREGLRCQLVLSAPETGDYNPQASGNHLLFHLLGAEKIEVVPADKDLLAEMDVLAESLRKAGRKPYLIPVGGSNEVGSLGYMACAEEIEQQAWESCTPYDYVVTATGSGGTQAGLIAGFAARQSGTKVIGVNVSRDRAAQEAKVLELLQRTAATVGLTGQIQPEWVQCEDRFVGPGYAIPTEEMVEAVQLVARTEGILLDPVYTGKAMAGLIGLVREGRFGRDDHVLFLHTGGSPALYTAPELFLPKK